One genomic window of Streptomonospora nanhaiensis includes the following:
- a CDS encoding RNA polymerase sigma factor, with product MSPASSTRSKQPDSLHEPVIQQLIERGRSQGYLEPEDVRRAFEEADIPMSQAQAVLRSLTKEGVTLVVGAEDSAPSRRKSARRKPAPAKKPAVAKAKRAAAAQEQTDTVTAVVDSAATAPAAKKRGAAASAPEAPGDDTAGTEPAKKPARRSAAKSTTAKAGAAKKTKAATKAKDAAAGPTAVAPAGPGDPDKVDDEVDDVVLDVSDDDLDLEAADDFEDTGVELELVEDPDDKSAAPEGPVAGSGVKPESVGIPEKAAANTSEDEAFVLYDDDDDAPTPQVVAAGATADPVKDYLKQIGNVALLNAEQEVELAKRIEAGLFAEEKLADEGDSLTQEFRDELEWIAEDGARAKKHLLEANLRLVVSLAKRYTGRGMLFLDLIQEGNLGLIRAVEKFDYTKGFKFSTYATWWIRQAITRAMADQARTIRIPVHMVEVINKLARVQRQMLQDLGREPTPEELARELDMTPEKVVEVQKYGREPISLHTPLGEDGDSEFGDLIEDSEAIQPGEAVSFTLLQEQLHSVLDTLSEREAGVVSMRFGLTDGQPKTLDEIGKVYGVTRERIRQIESKTMSKLRHPSRSQVLRDYLD from the coding sequence GTGTCACCTGCCAGTTCGACCCGCTCTAAGCAGCCGGACTCGCTGCACGAGCCCGTCATCCAGCAGTTGATCGAGCGTGGGCGGTCCCAGGGGTACCTTGAGCCCGAGGACGTTCGCCGTGCCTTTGAAGAGGCTGACATCCCGATGTCGCAGGCACAGGCCGTGCTGCGCAGCCTGACCAAAGAGGGCGTGACCCTGGTCGTGGGCGCCGAGGACTCCGCGCCGTCGCGGCGCAAGTCCGCGCGGCGCAAGCCGGCCCCCGCCAAGAAGCCGGCCGTCGCCAAGGCCAAGCGCGCGGCGGCGGCCCAGGAGCAGACCGACACCGTCACCGCGGTCGTCGACTCCGCCGCCACCGCCCCCGCGGCCAAGAAGCGCGGCGCCGCGGCGTCGGCGCCGGAGGCCCCGGGCGACGACACGGCCGGTACCGAACCCGCCAAGAAGCCCGCCCGCAGGTCCGCGGCCAAGAGCACCACGGCCAAGGCCGGCGCGGCCAAGAAGACCAAGGCCGCCACCAAGGCCAAGGACGCGGCCGCCGGTCCCACCGCCGTGGCCCCGGCCGGGCCGGGCGACCCCGACAAGGTCGACGACGAGGTCGACGACGTCGTCCTGGACGTCAGCGACGACGACCTCGACCTTGAGGCCGCCGACGACTTCGAGGACACCGGCGTCGAGCTGGAGCTGGTCGAGGACCCCGACGACAAGTCCGCGGCGCCCGAGGGCCCCGTGGCCGGCTCCGGGGTCAAACCCGAGTCGGTGGGCATCCCCGAGAAGGCCGCCGCCAACACCTCCGAGGACGAGGCGTTCGTCCTCTACGACGATGACGACGACGCCCCGACCCCGCAGGTGGTCGCGGCCGGCGCCACCGCCGACCCGGTCAAGGACTACCTGAAGCAGATCGGCAACGTCGCCCTCCTCAACGCCGAGCAGGAGGTCGAACTCGCCAAGCGCATCGAGGCCGGCCTGTTCGCCGAGGAGAAGCTCGCCGACGAGGGCGACTCCCTCACCCAGGAGTTCCGCGACGAGCTGGAGTGGATCGCCGAGGACGGCGCCCGCGCCAAGAAGCACCTGCTGGAGGCCAACCTCCGGCTGGTCGTCTCGCTCGCCAAGCGCTACACCGGCCGCGGCATGCTGTTCCTGGACCTCATCCAGGAGGGCAACCTCGGCCTCATCCGCGCCGTCGAGAAGTTCGACTACACCAAGGGCTTCAAGTTCTCCACGTATGCCACGTGGTGGATCCGCCAGGCCATCACCCGCGCCATGGCCGACCAGGCGCGCACCATCCGCATCCCGGTGCACATGGTCGAGGTCATCAACAAGCTGGCCCGGGTGCAGCGGCAGATGCTGCAGGACCTCGGCCGCGAGCCCACTCCCGAGGAGCTGGCCCGCGAACTCGACATGACCCCCGAGAAGGTCGTCGAGGTGCAGAAGTACGGCCGCGAGCCGATCTCCCTGCACACCCCGCTGGGCGAGGACGGCGACAGCGAGTTCGGCGACCTCATCGAGGACTCCGAGGCGATCCAGCCCGGCGAGGCGGTCAGCTTCACGCTGCTGCAGGAGCAGTTGCACTCGGTGCTCGACACCCTCTCGGAGCGCGAGGCCGGCGTGGTCTCGATGCGGTTCGGGCTGACCGACGGCCAGCCCAAGACCCTGGACGAGATCGGCAAGGTCTACGGGGTGACGCGCGAGCGCATCCGGCAGATCGAGAGCAAGACCATGTCGAAGCTGCGCCATCCGTCGCGGTCGCAGGTGCTCCGCGACTACCTCGACTGA
- a CDS encoding SpoIIE family protein phosphatase, producing MSKLGAVDSALMDVLLSEAPIGFALLDSTGRFQRVNRTLAEVYGCDTAQCRDRTPAELLDRDPDRIAHESAVAAVLSGSGTVHSEHRLEGGPPDASGRPRQWALSWHPATGADGTVEGVVLIAVDCSDRFSAEVALRRSEERYRSLLTATNQVVWTADANGDVQEDCPDWRVITGQTAEQYLGRGWLDAAHPDDHEQVARAWTDAVADRTTFDEIFRVRTQSGDFRYYRSRAVPIMRGDTLMEWVGAHSDITTQHDADDMRQRLTQQLGEAALRTVRLQKATSDLAEALTVSEVVQAMTEIGQSAVGADTTTVGELDRDNLRLHVLRDDSAVRVPGGRVAAASAQADLRVAMETAVRERRPFIAGNPAELRELVEDDPEVLAFLRETDERAWVALPLLSAGQPIGALRFTFSAARDISDEEKVFLEALAGQCALALERAKLFEREHRTAEALQASLLPEDQGISMQAFYRSGTQHVQVGGDWYDAFPLPDGRIAGVLGDVMGKGIKAATGMSRVRNALRALAFSMPEPADVLTGLDRMFDATEGLDQVTTLVYFVLDPETGQIDLSNAGHPPPLVVGENTEPWLLAAEPDTPLGVSSERGHHKFFVQPGNTVVLYSDGLVENRKRAVATGLEELVTVASQARPEVVGDPQHMLQYLVEGMLAGYEQDDDVTLLAVHLPVLDTAPE from the coding sequence ATGTCCAAGCTCGGCGCCGTCGACTCCGCGCTGATGGACGTCCTCCTGAGTGAGGCCCCGATCGGGTTCGCCCTCCTCGACTCCACCGGCCGCTTCCAGCGCGTCAACCGCACCCTGGCCGAGGTCTACGGGTGCGACACCGCCCAGTGCCGCGACCGCACCCCCGCCGAACTGCTCGACCGCGATCCCGACCGCATCGCGCACGAGTCCGCGGTCGCCGCCGTCCTCAGCGGCTCCGGCACCGTGCACAGCGAGCACCGCCTGGAGGGCGGCCCGCCCGACGCCTCCGGCCGCCCGCGCCAGTGGGCGCTGTCCTGGCACCCGGCCACCGGGGCCGACGGAACCGTCGAAGGCGTGGTGCTGATCGCCGTGGACTGCTCGGACCGCTTCAGCGCCGAGGTCGCCCTGCGCCGGAGCGAGGAGCGCTACCGCTCCCTGCTCACGGCCACCAACCAGGTCGTGTGGACCGCCGACGCCAACGGCGACGTCCAGGAGGACTGCCCCGACTGGCGCGTCATCACCGGCCAGACCGCCGAGCAGTACCTCGGGCGCGGCTGGCTCGACGCCGCCCACCCCGACGACCACGAGCAGGTCGCCCGCGCCTGGACCGACGCCGTCGCCGACCGCACCACCTTCGACGAGATCTTCCGGGTGCGCACCCAGTCCGGCGACTTCCGCTACTACCGCTCGCGGGCGGTGCCGATCATGCGCGGCGACACCCTGATGGAGTGGGTGGGCGCCCACAGCGACATCACCACCCAGCACGACGCCGACGACATGCGCCAGCGCCTCACCCAGCAGCTGGGCGAGGCCGCGCTGCGCACCGTGCGCCTGCAGAAGGCCACCTCCGACCTCGCCGAGGCGCTGACCGTCAGCGAGGTCGTGCAGGCCATGACCGAGATCGGGCAGTCCGCGGTGGGCGCCGACACCACCACCGTGGGCGAGCTGGACCGCGACAACCTCCGGCTGCACGTGCTGCGCGACGACTCCGCGGTGCGCGTCCCGGGCGGGCGCGTGGCCGCGGCCTCCGCCCAGGCCGACCTGCGCGTGGCCATGGAGACCGCGGTGCGCGAGCGCCGCCCCTTCATCGCCGGCAACCCCGCTGAGCTGCGCGAGCTGGTCGAGGACGACCCCGAGGTCCTGGCGTTCCTGCGCGAGACCGACGAACGCGCCTGGGTGGCGCTGCCCCTGCTGAGCGCCGGCCAGCCCATCGGCGCGCTGCGGTTCACCTTTTCGGCCGCCCGCGACATCTCCGACGAGGAGAAGGTCTTCCTTGAGGCGCTGGCCGGCCAGTGCGCGCTCGCCCTGGAGCGCGCCAAGCTGTTCGAGCGCGAGCACCGCACCGCCGAGGCGCTGCAGGCCAGCCTGCTGCCCGAGGACCAGGGCATCTCGATGCAGGCGTTCTACCGCTCGGGCACCCAGCACGTGCAGGTGGGCGGCGACTGGTACGACGCGTTCCCGCTGCCCGACGGCCGGATCGCCGGCGTGCTCGGCGACGTCATGGGCAAGGGCATCAAGGCCGCCACCGGCATGAGCCGGGTGCGCAACGCGCTGCGGGCACTGGCCTTCAGCATGCCCGAACCCGCCGACGTGCTCACTGGCCTGGACCGCATGTTCGACGCCACCGAGGGGCTCGACCAGGTCACCACGCTCGTCTACTTCGTGCTCGACCCCGAGACCGGCCAGATCGACCTGAGCAACGCCGGGCACCCGCCGCCCCTGGTCGTGGGCGAGAACACCGAGCCCTGGCTGCTTGCCGCCGAGCCCGACACGCCGCTGGGCGTCAGCTCCGAGAGAGGCCACCACAAGTTTTTCGTCCAGCCCGGTAACACCGTGGTGCTCTACAGCGATGGACTTGTTGAGAACCGGAAGCGCGCCGTCGCCACCGGTCTTGAGGAACTTGTCACCGTAGCGTCCCAGGCGCGGCCGGAGGTGGTGGGCGACCCACAGCACATGCTCCAGTACCTTGTTGAGGGCATGCTCGCAGGGTATGAGCAGGACGACGACGTCACTCTGCTCGCCGTCCACCTCCCGGTGCTCGATACGGCACCGGAGTAG